The following are from one region of the Anomaloglossus baeobatrachus isolate aAnoBae1 chromosome 1, aAnoBae1.hap1, whole genome shotgun sequence genome:
- the LOC142299351 gene encoding uncharacterized protein LOC142299351 — MSPEGRKVQFPEWETGKRRLRYLYICPPCSFQLQHGQKAEDNKIPVFLGSDVVSQTGIRTENHPKLHAKFAKKGLAARLNFSTEFKIDKLRLPAGLNSLWFYSIQGLFKVAFDLYSREEQLAVIESLQELWKSRLKDEPLNKCYHLSTCLESKNYVVPLCNQAEECGKFEVKTTSQISEVLKVPSRVSEHNYCMTSQDGSSDCPPQDTVGSDVIIRRVKSLLDLCLCLEINLESELMKTILALLDVVGQIFSGHNCLDKTINSIMELLEAVSHIQDKDNPQKDASNVFDNQVLFEVSSWLGSRYHRENDRISQQVEEFKRKHIDRISDLPPAEELVAALFPNAMKVLLLKWMGLFDDDSVSKLQSEYPILLLILEFANHNLITGVSHVLYSSLICK, encoded by the exons ATGTCGCCCGAAGGCAGGAAAGTGCAGTTTCCCGAATGGGAGACCGGCAAGAGACGGCTTAGATACTTGTACATATGTCCTCCCTGCTCGTTCCAGCTGCAGCATGGACAGAAGGCAGAG GATAACAAGATCCCTGTTTTCTTGGGTAGTGATGTTGTTTCACAGACTGGAATTCGAACGGAAAATCATCCAAAACTCCATGCCAAGTTTGCAAAGAAGGGACTGGCAGCAAGGCTGAACTTTAGTACTG AGTTCAAGATTGACAAGCTGAGGCTGCCTGCCGGGCTGAACAGTCTCTGGTTTTATAGTATTCAAGGACTTTTTAAAGTGGCTTTTGATTTGTACAGCAGAGAAGAACAGCTTGCAGTCATTGAAAGTCTTCAG GAGCTGTGGAAATCCCGCCTTAAAGATGAGCCTCTGAACAAATGTTACCACCTAAGTACCTGCCTGGAAAGCAAAAATTACGTTGTTCCGTTATGTAACCAGGCTGAGGAATGTGGAAAATTTGAAGTTAAGACTACTTCCCAAATCAGTGAGGTCCTTAAAGTCCCATCTAGGGTTTCGGAGCACAACTACTGCATGACCAGTCAAGATGGGTCTAGTGATTGTCCTCCACAGGATACGGTGGGCAGTGACGTAATTATCCGGAGGGTTAAATCTCTCTTGGACTTGTGTTTGTGTTTAGAGATTAACCTAGAGAGTGAACTGATGAAGACCATTCTGGCTTTGTTGGATGTTGTAGGACAAATATTCTCTGGACATAACTGCTTGGATAAGACAATTAATAGCATTATGGAACTTCTAGAAGCTGTAAGCCACATACAggacaaggacaatccacagaaggATGCCTCGAATGTGTTCGACAACCAAGTATTGTTTGAAGTTAGCAGTTGGTTAGGAAGCCGATATCACCGTGAGAACGATCGCATCAGTCAGCAGGTGGAGGAGTTTAAGAGGAAACATATTGACCGCATTTCAGACTTACCGCCTGCTGAGGAATTGGTTGCTGCTTTATTTCCCAATGCCATGAAAGTTTTATTGCTCAAATGGATGGGACTGTTTGATGATGATTCAGTATCCAAACTGCAGAGTGAATACCCAATCTTACTTCTTATTTTGGAATTTGCCAATCACAACCTTATCACAGGAGTCTCTCACGTTCTCTACTCTTCCTTAATCTGTAAATAA